A single region of the Desmonostoc muscorum LEGE 12446 genome encodes:
- a CDS encoding ISLre2 family transposase, with translation MKKNISANLNFADSLSDFQKDVTNLLDLKNIEEWSGKIVKEREEKIRQAALVLAGQCIAILLHKLSQSESAHQTAINQTKGWWHTDTQRHGYTKREILTVGNVVVNLKLPYVVQKREKKAKNKSTNVGFCPLLKWLGMSEGLTPLVWSDITKYGAIASSFEAAHTILGDWGINISLKRIERLTYKFGQISIDLRQTKISNLQQGKLPGGNILKDQRVVIAVDGGRSRIRINKKGRKNLKTNKHGFTGEWVEPKLLTIYVVDEQGKKVKNGEINIVNDGTYEDYKGFLPILEMHLISLGISQAKQVLLVADGAEWIWKHIPPLLKKLKSPDATYQLFDFYHVTERLQKFADVAFSDDKERNNWFKKARRTLKKSNAMTIIRQMDEFISEATGERCKTMVTQRNYLLRAYRERRLNYAKILDQKLPIGSGAIESLIRQVVNLRIKGNSKFWLKENAEIILHLRCQWMAGSWDNFCGSIFNSFIKPQAA, from the coding sequence ATGAAAAAAAATATATCTGCAAATTTAAATTTTGCCGATTCATTATCAGATTTTCAAAAGGATGTGACTAACCTTTTAGATTTGAAAAATATCGAGGAGTGGTCTGGAAAAATAGTTAAAGAAAGAGAAGAAAAAATTAGACAGGCTGCCTTAGTTTTAGCGGGTCAATGTATCGCCATATTATTGCATAAGCTTTCTCAATCAGAGTCGGCTCATCAAACAGCAATTAATCAAACCAAAGGATGGTGGCATACCGACACACAAAGACACGGTTATACGAAGAGGGAAATATTAACAGTAGGTAATGTTGTAGTAAATCTTAAATTACCATACGTTGTTCAAAAAAGAGAAAAGAAAGCGAAGAATAAATCTACTAATGTTGGATTCTGCCCCTTGCTAAAATGGTTAGGAATGTCAGAAGGCTTGACCCCATTAGTTTGGTCAGATATTACAAAATATGGTGCCATAGCTAGTTCTTTTGAAGCCGCACATACAATCCTGGGTGATTGGGGAATTAATATTAGTCTTAAACGAATTGAACGATTGACATATAAATTTGGTCAAATCAGCATTGATTTACGTCAAACTAAAATATCTAACTTGCAACAAGGTAAATTACCTGGTGGGAATATACTTAAAGACCAGAGAGTTGTGATTGCTGTAGATGGTGGCAGGAGTAGAATTAGGATTAATAAAAAAGGTAGAAAAAATCTCAAAACAAACAAGCACGGCTTTACAGGGGAATGGGTTGAGCCAAAATTATTAACAATTTATGTGGTTGATGAACAGGGTAAAAAAGTTAAAAATGGCGAAATAAACATTGTAAATGATGGCACTTATGAAGACTATAAAGGCTTTTTGCCAATTTTAGAAATGCATCTGATTAGTTTGGGAATTAGTCAAGCAAAACAAGTTTTATTAGTTGCTGACGGTGCTGAATGGATTTGGAAGCATATTCCCCCTCTTTTAAAGAAATTGAAATCTCCCGATGCGACTTATCAATTATTTGATTTTTACCATGTTACTGAACGGCTACAGAAATTTGCTGATGTAGCGTTTAGTGATGATAAGGAGCGGAATAATTGGTTTAAAAAAGCACGGAGAACTTTAAAAAAAAGTAATGCCATGACCATAATTAGGCAGATGGATGAATTTATATCTGAAGCTACGGGAGAGCGTTGTAAAACTATGGTCACACAGAGAAATTACCTTTTACGTGCCTATCGTGAAAGGCGTTTAAATTACGCTAAGATACTAGACCAAAAACTACCAATAGGTAGTGGAGCAATTGAGAGTTTAATTCGTCAAGTTGTCAACTTAAGAATCAAGGGTAACAGTAAATTTTGGTTGAAAGAAAATGCAGAAATTATCTTACATCTGCGTTGTCAATGGATGGCTGGAAGTTGGGATAATTTTTGTGGTTCTATCTTTAATTCTTTTATCAAACCCCAAGCTGCTTGA
- a CDS encoding competence protein CoiA family protein: protein MWLKYGVNEEGILICIEDITRGKTLLKCPYCHGELTAKKGKMKEHHFAHHGETCRPIANRKFPTLPLYDNFNIQFRTYAKKPL, encoded by the coding sequence ATGTGGCTGAAATATGGTGTAAATGAAGAAGGTATCTTGATATGTATTGAAGATATCACAAGAGGTAAGACTTTACTTAAGTGTCCTTACTGTCATGGGGAGTTAACTGCTAAAAAAGGCAAGATGAAAGAGCATCATTTTGCTCATCATGGAGAAACTTGTCGCCCGATAGCTAACCGAAAATTCCCTACTCTCCCACTTTATGACAATTTCAATATTCAATTTAGGACTTACGCAAAAAAACCTCTCTAA
- a CDS encoding efflux RND transporter permease subunit: MLDYIVKWSIAQRWLIVIASILISVWGFLVLTQMPLDVFPNFAPPQVEIMTEAPGLAAEEVESLVTRPIESAINGTPGLEALRSSSAVGLSAVRATFSSDTEIYRARQLVTERLQQARSQLPQGVEDPEVLPVSSPLGWTVKYAFTSENTSIMEVWRIVNWQVKNRLLAVPGVSNIVVFGGDERQYQVLVNPDKLKAFNVSLDDVTKAAQASNTNAPGGFLITPDQETLVRGVGRIESIEQLKKSVIKAKNGTPVLLEQVADVQIGAALKRGDGSFAGKKAVILTVNKQPTADTPKVTKAVEAAIEEIQAGLPKDVKITTTFRQEDFIEASIENVEEALRDGTIIVSVILILFLMNWRTVIISLSALPVSLLLGMMILNWTGQGINTMTLGGLVVAIGSVVDDAIVDMENVYRRLRENQLAGNPIPPLQVVFNGSVEVRVSVLFATIIIAVVFAPIFALSGVEGRIFAPMGLAYLLSIAASTLVALTLTPAMCALLLTNTRLPSTETWLEKQTHKLYRPALKFSMRRPKIVLGMAMAGFVASLVIMLGLGQVFLPEFQDRSLVIAAVLMPGQSLDATNQVGIAIEEALKKNPGVETAQLRSGRAVGDTEVAGVNGAEIDVQLSEEGAKDREETIETIRKEFEKIPGVVPNIGGFISHRMDEVLSGVRSAIAVKIFGPDLEQLRTLGQQVQSAMGQVSGLVDLQLEPQVPIKQVQIQFDRDAAARYGLTIGELSEVVETALNGRVVSQVLEQQQTFDMVVWLQEKYRNNIEIIGNLLVDTPNGQKIPLAQVAKINYGTGPNTINRENVSRYIVVSSNVAGRDLGSVIKDIRERVKQQVQLPAGYFIEYGGQFEAQEGATKTLISAGGLAFVAIALILYFAVKSIPATMMILINLPLALIGGVISIALTSGIISVASMVGFITLFGVAARNGLLLVENYNARLAEGQPLPQVLMEGSMERLVAILMTALASALGMVPLVIGSGAGKEILQPLAVVVLGGLFTSTALTLLVLPASYVQFRKFLVPRKTTPIQDIEVTQGSTA, translated from the coding sequence ATGCTTGATTATATTGTTAAATGGTCGATCGCTCAACGCTGGCTAATAGTTATTGCTTCCATCCTCATATCTGTTTGGGGCTTTCTCGTCCTTACGCAAATGCCACTGGATGTATTTCCCAACTTTGCCCCGCCCCAGGTCGAAATTATGACCGAAGCCCCAGGACTTGCAGCAGAAGAAGTTGAGTCCCTAGTCACCCGACCAATAGAAAGTGCCATCAACGGTACCCCTGGACTGGAAGCATTACGTTCTTCCTCGGCTGTAGGTCTTTCTGCTGTGAGAGCGACTTTTAGCTCGGATACAGAAATTTATCGCGCTCGCCAATTGGTGACAGAACGGTTACAACAAGCACGCAGTCAACTACCGCAAGGTGTAGAAGATCCAGAGGTTCTTCCCGTCAGTTCGCCTTTAGGATGGACTGTCAAATACGCCTTTACCTCCGAAAACACTTCAATAATGGAGGTATGGCGGATTGTCAACTGGCAAGTGAAGAATCGGCTGCTGGCTGTCCCTGGTGTAAGTAATATTGTTGTATTTGGTGGGGATGAGCGTCAGTATCAAGTGTTGGTTAACCCTGATAAGCTGAAAGCGTTTAATGTTTCGCTTGATGATGTCACCAAAGCAGCACAAGCATCCAACACCAATGCACCAGGGGGATTTTTAATTACTCCTGACCAAGAGACATTGGTGCGAGGGGTAGGGCGGATTGAATCTATTGAGCAGTTGAAAAAATCAGTAATTAAAGCCAAAAATGGCACGCCAGTACTATTGGAACAGGTGGCGGATGTACAAATTGGTGCAGCACTCAAACGCGGCGATGGCAGTTTTGCGGGTAAAAAAGCGGTAATTTTGACAGTCAACAAACAGCCAACAGCAGATACGCCAAAAGTAACGAAGGCAGTTGAGGCAGCAATCGAGGAAATTCAAGCCGGTCTGCCTAAAGATGTCAAAATTACAACTACTTTCCGTCAGGAAGATTTTATCGAAGCCTCGATCGAAAACGTCGAAGAAGCTTTGCGTGATGGTACTATCATCGTTTCCGTCATCCTGATTCTGTTTTTGATGAATTGGCGCACGGTAATCATTAGTTTGAGCGCCTTACCCGTGTCCTTATTATTAGGAATGATGATTCTGAACTGGACAGGACAAGGCATTAACACCATGACTTTGGGCGGACTGGTGGTGGCTATTGGTTCAGTAGTGGATGATGCCATTGTAGATATGGAAAACGTCTATCGCCGCTTGCGGGAAAACCAACTAGCGGGTAATCCCATTCCACCCCTGCAAGTAGTCTTCAATGGTTCAGTTGAGGTGCGGGTTAGCGTCCTCTTCGCCACAATTATTATTGCAGTTGTCTTTGCACCGATTTTCGCCCTCTCTGGTGTGGAAGGTCGAATTTTTGCACCAATGGGTTTAGCCTATCTGCTGTCAATTGCTGCTTCCACCTTAGTAGCGCTGACATTAACCCCAGCAATGTGCGCCCTGTTGTTAACGAATACAAGATTACCCAGTACAGAAACTTGGTTAGAAAAACAAACCCATAAACTTTACCGTCCAGCTTTGAAATTTTCTATGCGCCGCCCCAAAATTGTTTTGGGAATGGCAATGGCTGGCTTTGTGGCTTCATTGGTAATTATGCTGGGTTTAGGGCAAGTTTTTTTACCAGAATTCCAAGACCGCTCTTTGGTGATCGCCGCAGTTTTAATGCCTGGTCAATCTCTGGATGCGACTAATCAAGTAGGCATAGCGATCGAAGAAGCCCTGAAAAAAAATCCTGGGGTTGAAACGGCTCAATTGCGCTCTGGACGGGCTGTGGGGGATACTGAGGTGGCTGGTGTAAACGGGGCGGAAATAGATGTCCAACTCAGCGAGGAGGGGGCAAAAGACCGAGAAGAAACAATTGAAACGATTCGTAAAGAATTTGAAAAAATTCCCGGAGTCGTTCCCAATATCGGCGGGTTTATTTCGCACCGGATGGATGAGGTACTCTCAGGTGTACGGAGTGCGATCGCTGTGAAAATTTTTGGCCCCGATTTGGAACAACTCCGCACTCTTGGTCAACAAGTACAATCAGCTATGGGCCAGGTTTCGGGTCTAGTAGATTTGCAACTTGAACCGCAAGTACCGATTAAACAGGTACAAATTCAATTCGACCGCGATGCAGCAGCCCGCTATGGTTTAACTATTGGCGAATTATCAGAGGTAGTAGAAACTGCACTGAATGGGCGAGTCGTTTCCCAAGTATTAGAGCAACAACAAACCTTTGATATGGTGGTTTGGTTGCAAGAAAAATACCGTAACAATATTGAAATTATCGGTAATTTGCTAGTTGATACACCCAACGGACAAAAAATTCCCTTAGCCCAAGTCGCAAAAATCAACTATGGTACAGGCCCCAATACCATCAACCGCGAAAACGTCTCCCGCTATATTGTCGTATCTAGCAACGTGGCTGGACGAGATTTAGGTTCTGTAATTAAGGATATTCGGGAGAGAGTTAAGCAACAGGTGCAATTACCCGCTGGATATTTTATTGAATACGGTGGTCAATTTGAAGCGCAAGAGGGAGCGACGAAAACTTTAATTTCGGCTGGGGGATTAGCATTTGTGGCGATCGCACTCATCCTTTACTTTGCTGTTAAATCAATTCCTGCAACCATGATGATTTTAATTAATTTGCCTTTGGCATTAATTGGTGGTGTGATTTCCATAGCCTTGACAAGTGGCATCATTTCCGTAGCTTCAATGGTAGGATTTATTACTCTATTTGGTGTAGCAGCACGTAATGGACTTTTGTTGGTTGAGAACTACAATGCCAGATTGGCAGAAGGACAACCTTTACCGCAGGTTTTGATGGAAGGTTCAATGGAACGCTTAGTTGCTATTTTAATGACAGCATTAGCATCTGCTCTTGGTATGGTACCTTTGGTAATTGGTAGTGGTGCAGGCAAAGAAATTCTTCAGCCACTAGCCGTTGTAGTATTAGGTGGATTGTTTACCTCTACTGCTTTAACCCTGTTAGTACTTCCAGCTTCCTATGTGCAGTTTAGGAAATTTTTGGTGCCGAGAAAGACCACACCAATACAAGATATTGAAGTTACCCAAGGTTCGACTGCATGA
- a CDS encoding SulP family inorganic anion transporter: MAIRDIFDKRFITDDLLASIVVFLVALPLCMGIAIASGVPPARGLVTGMVGGIIVGAIAGSPLQVSGPAAGLAVIVAELIRDYGIEMLGPILLLAGLIQLLAGVFKLGQVFRAISPAVIYAMLAGIGVLIFASQFHVMVDDLPRASGIENLISIPNAIYKGIFFSDANNHQIAGTSHQIAALIGLVSIFTLVVWDKFKPRRLNLLPGVLIAVVVATAIAAIMKLPIKYIDVPANLASAIQLPTPGSLTRLLQAPLLMEAIAIALIASAESLLSAAAVDRLHQGQKTDFDRELAAQGFGNMICGVLGALPMTGVIVRSSVNVEAGGKTRLATMFHGLWLLALVIAAPDFLKLIPTSSLAAILVYTGYKLVEVEKIRNLKQYGRFPLAIYFATLIGIVVTDLLTGVLIGIVLSAVNLIYKVSNLKIHFEKDEKNQRIDMHLEGAATFIRLPMLAKALEQVPPRTALHLHLEKLSYIDHSCLDLFSVWEKQQKQTGSTLVVQWDGLVERYRQPFVIGRSQRAT, translated from the coding sequence ATGGCAATCAGAGACATCTTTGACAAACGATTCATCACCGACGACCTATTGGCATCTATAGTTGTATTTCTTGTCGCACTGCCTCTGTGCATGGGGATTGCGATCGCTTCGGGAGTGCCTCCAGCTCGTGGCTTAGTGACAGGAATGGTAGGCGGAATTATTGTTGGCGCGATCGCAGGTTCCCCACTACAAGTCAGTGGCCCAGCTGCTGGACTTGCTGTCATTGTCGCAGAACTGATCCGCGATTACGGCATTGAAATGCTCGGGCCTATTCTTCTGCTGGCAGGATTAATCCAATTGCTGGCGGGAGTATTCAAGCTGGGTCAGGTGTTCCGCGCCATATCTCCGGCAGTGATCTATGCAATGCTTGCAGGTATAGGCGTACTGATCTTCGCTTCTCAATTCCACGTAATGGTCGATGACTTGCCACGCGCGAGCGGAATTGAGAACCTAATTTCTATTCCCAACGCCATCTACAAGGGTATCTTTTTCAGCGACGCCAACAATCATCAAATTGCTGGAACCAGCCATCAAATTGCTGCGCTGATAGGTCTGGTTAGCATCTTCACCCTCGTAGTTTGGGATAAGTTTAAGCCTCGAAGATTGAACTTGCTACCTGGTGTTCTAATTGCTGTGGTGGTAGCAACTGCGATCGCCGCCATCATGAAGCTGCCAATTAAATACATCGATGTGCCTGCTAATCTTGCTTCTGCAATTCAATTGCCAACGCCTGGTTCCTTAACGCGCCTGCTTCAAGCACCACTGCTTATGGAAGCAATAGCGATCGCCTTAATCGCCAGTGCAGAAAGCCTACTCTCAGCCGCCGCAGTAGACCGACTGCACCAGGGACAAAAAACGGATTTTGATCGCGAACTGGCCGCGCAAGGTTTTGGCAACATGATTTGTGGAGTGCTGGGGGCGCTACCAATGACAGGGGTGATTGTCCGCAGTTCCGTTAACGTGGAAGCAGGGGGTAAAACGAGACTTGCCACGATGTTTCACGGCTTGTGGCTGCTGGCTCTGGTGATTGCTGCACCGGATTTTCTAAAGCTAATTCCTACTTCCAGTCTGGCAGCGATTCTAGTTTACACAGGCTACAAGCTGGTGGAAGTAGAGAAAATCCGCAATCTAAAGCAGTACGGGCGCTTTCCTCTGGCGATTTACTTTGCCACCTTAATCGGTATTGTCGTTACCGATTTGCTTACTGGCGTGCTAATCGGCATTGTACTGTCAGCCGTCAACCTGATCTACAAAGTATCTAATCTTAAAATTCACTTTGAAAAAGATGAAAAAAATCAACGGATTGATATGCACTTAGAAGGAGCGGCAACATTTATTCGGTTGCCAATGCTTGCAAAAGCCCTAGAACAGGTTCCACCAAGAACTGCACTGCATCTGCACCTAGAAAAGCTATCTTACATTGACCACTCTTGCCTCGACTTGTTCTCAGTGTGGGAGAAGCAACAGAAGCAGACGGGAAGCACCCTCGTCGTGCAGTGGGATGGTTTGGTGGAGCGCTACCGCCAACCGTTTGTCATTGGGCGATCGCAAAGAGCGACGTAG
- a CDS encoding DUF190 domain-containing protein, with translation MTTWKQLTIYVSELDCWEHQPLHQVLLGMARRQGLTGVTVVRAISGYGKHGVFRTLNKLDPSTESSALPLLVTVIDSETAITEFFSLVKHMLKDKFVTCQTIEVLSTGV, from the coding sequence ATGACAACATGGAAACAATTAACAATTTATGTTAGCGAGTTGGATTGTTGGGAACATCAACCCCTTCATCAAGTTCTACTCGGAATGGCTCGCAGACAAGGATTAACAGGGGTAACGGTAGTGCGGGCAATTTCTGGATATGGCAAACATGGCGTTTTTCGTACTCTAAATAAGCTAGATCCGTCTACTGAGTCCTCTGCACTACCGCTTCTCGTTACGGTTATTGATAGTGAAACTGCAATAACCGAATTTTTTTCCTTAGTCAAACATATGCTTAAAGACAAGTTCGTTACTTGTCAAACCATAGAAGTTCTCTCCACCGGAGTGTGA
- a CDS encoding cation diffusion facilitator family transporter: protein MSHNHSHGHDHGGSNYNRAFIISVALNTGFVVIEATYGIVANSLALIADAGHNLSDVLGLLLAWGASILVRRRPTSRRTYGLRRSSILAALLNAAFLLVVSGGIGWEAIQRFREPAPVAGGIVITVAAIGIVINTVSALMFLSGRKSDLNIRGAFLHLVADAAVSVGVVLAGIAIIATGWLWFDPAVSLIVTVVIVAGTWGLLQESLNLITDAVPAGIEPLAVRTYLTELPGVAQVHDLHIWAMSTTETALTVHLVIPAGYPGDTFLARVVRELHDNFSIEHPTIQVEIGDPSYQCPFAPDNLV, encoded by the coding sequence ATGTCTCATAATCATAGTCACGGACACGACCACGGTGGCAGTAATTACAACCGTGCCTTTATTATCAGTGTTGCCCTCAACACAGGATTTGTCGTCATTGAGGCAACCTATGGCATTGTTGCTAACTCCCTTGCCTTGATTGCCGATGCAGGTCACAATTTAAGCGATGTTCTGGGTTTACTACTTGCTTGGGGAGCAAGCATCCTCGTCCGTCGTCGCCCGACATCACGTCGCACCTACGGGCTGCGCCGTTCTTCAATTTTGGCTGCGCTTTTGAACGCCGCCTTTCTCCTAGTTGTTTCTGGCGGTATTGGCTGGGAAGCAATTCAACGGTTTCGTGAACCTGCTCCAGTAGCAGGAGGAATAGTAATTACAGTAGCAGCTATAGGAATTGTCATTAACACAGTAAGTGCTTTGATGTTCTTGTCGGGGCGTAAAAGTGACTTGAACATCAGAGGCGCATTCTTACATCTAGTTGCAGATGCTGCGGTATCTGTAGGGGTTGTACTGGCTGGTATTGCAATTATTGCTACAGGTTGGCTGTGGTTTGATCCAGCGGTGAGTTTGATTGTTACTGTGGTGATTGTAGCTGGCACTTGGGGACTTTTACAGGAATCCTTGAATTTAATTACAGATGCTGTACCAGCAGGAATAGAACCTTTGGCTGTCCGTACTTATCTAACCGAACTCCCTGGCGTGGCTCAAGTTCACGACTTGCATATTTGGGCAATGAGTACCACAGAAACAGCACTCACTGTTCACCTTGTCATCCCAGCAGGTTATCCCGGTGATACTTTTTTAGCACGGGTAGTCCGTGAGCTTCACGACAATTTCAGCATTGAACACCCAACCATTCAGGTGGAAATAGGCGATCCGAGTTACCAATGTCCTTTTGCTCCTGATAACCTAGTTTAA
- a CDS encoding arsenic resistance protein — MSLTEKLQSVFVIIAILIGLILGQIKWVEENAVSLIVPSLMVMLYGVFLNIPLNRLGQAFQNYKMTGLILGMNFIWTPVFVWGLGAIFLRDSPDLWVGLIMLMVTPCTDWYLIFTGIAKGNVALATAFLPWNMILQVVLLPVYLLVFVGKLVQIDTAIFLESIALVLVVPMLLAFIAKWLIPKVNGFWREIPLKIAAGQTLFLCLAITAVFASQGQTLIQRPDVLLKMLPPILIFYVITFLLTQVISRFGNFSYEDFACFSCTTLARNSPLALAIATSVFPDRPLITLVLAIEPLIELPVMVLVSQLLLFLRRKGQYSQMER; from the coding sequence ATGAGTTTGACTGAAAAACTTCAATCTGTATTTGTCATCATTGCCATCTTAATTGGGCTGATACTGGGACAAATCAAATGGGTTGAGGAAAATGCTGTATCTTTGATTGTTCCATCCTTGATGGTCATGCTCTATGGGGTATTTCTAAATATTCCACTTAATCGTTTAGGTCAGGCATTTCAAAACTACAAGATGACCGGACTTATTTTGGGAATGAACTTTATTTGGACACCTGTTTTTGTTTGGGGATTGGGAGCTATTTTCCTACGGGACTCTCCCGATCTTTGGGTTGGGCTAATTATGCTGATGGTCACACCTTGTACTGACTGGTATCTCATTTTTACAGGGATTGCCAAAGGAAATGTTGCTTTAGCTACAGCCTTCCTTCCTTGGAATATGATCTTGCAAGTGGTTCTCCTACCCGTCTATCTGTTAGTTTTTGTTGGAAAATTGGTGCAGATTGATACAGCGATTTTTCTCGAAAGCATTGCGCTGGTTTTAGTTGTTCCTATGCTTTTAGCGTTTATCGCTAAGTGGTTAATACCAAAGGTAAACGGGTTTTGGCGTGAAATTCCACTGAAAATAGCAGCAGGGCAAACGCTATTTCTGTGTTTGGCAATTACAGCGGTATTTGCCTCGCAGGGGCAAACCCTAATTCAGCGTCCAGATGTACTGCTAAAAATGTTACCACCTATCCTTATTTTCTATGTAATTACCTTTTTGCTGACTCAAGTAATCTCACGATTCGGCAACTTTAGTTACGAGGATTTTGCTTGCTTCAGTTGCACAACACTTGCACGCAATTCACCCCTTGCATTAGCGATCGCTACATCTGTTTTCCCTGATCGTCCTTTGATTACCCTTGTTTTAGCTATTGAACCACTTATCGAACTGCCTGTCATGGTGCTAGTCTCCCAGTTGTTGCTCTTTCTGCGTCGTAAAGGGCAGTATTCTCAGATGGAGAGATAG